Proteins found in one Amycolatopsis aidingensis genomic segment:
- a CDS encoding DUF309 domain-containing protein translates to MPRNRDRDEEGRARNARPRDGLGRPLPYDAAGVERQPEGIERSPADTVAEAQRLLNDGKPFHAHEVFEDAWKSGPAREEGLWRGLAQLAVGVTHAARGNTTGAASLLRRGADNIEPFAPEASYGIDVAGLCGWARALAGDIDAGRQPASAAAMAPDLRAANPIE, encoded by the coding sequence GTGCCTAGGAACCGGGATCGAGACGAGGAGGGCCGGGCGCGGAACGCCAGGCCGCGGGACGGCCTCGGCAGGCCGTTGCCCTATGACGCGGCCGGGGTCGAGCGGCAGCCGGAGGGGATCGAGCGCTCCCCCGCGGACACCGTGGCCGAGGCGCAGCGCCTGCTGAACGACGGCAAGCCCTTCCACGCGCACGAGGTGTTCGAGGACGCGTGGAAGTCGGGGCCCGCACGCGAGGAGGGCCTGTGGCGGGGGCTGGCCCAGCTGGCCGTCGGCGTCACCCACGCGGCGCGCGGCAACACCACCGGCGCCGCCTCGCTGCTGCGCAGGGGCGCGGACAACATCGAGCCGTTCGCGCCGGAGGCGTCCTACGGTATCGACGTCGCCGGGCTGTGCGGCTGGGCCCGCGCGCTCGCCGGAGACATCGACGCGGGCAGGCAGCCAGCCTCGGCGGCCGCGATGGCACCCGACCTGCGCGCCGCCAACCCCATCGAGTGA
- a CDS encoding superoxide dismutase family protein encodes MTQARHTHTRIRVVTAVAVAGLLAAACGGEDADSAGGATGETTTSATTGTTANQDEPGLEHSGKLAPPKSANGAYTYNQQLAPAGAELTVDAEKLDQTTRVGLEVKGLLANRGYAVHVHTDPCGPQGADAGPHFQKNQSPDDAPHDPAYANPENEIWLDLRTGEQGEGETTAEVPFTFAERVPASVVVHANESTATAQGEAGKAGDRIACLTVPFDTL; translated from the coding sequence ATGACACAGGCACGACACACGCACACCCGGATACGCGTCGTCACCGCGGTCGCGGTCGCCGGTCTGCTGGCGGCCGCCTGCGGAGGCGAGGACGCGGACTCCGCAGGCGGCGCCACCGGCGAGACCACCACCTCGGCCACCACCGGGACCACGGCGAATCAGGACGAGCCGGGGCTGGAACACAGCGGCAAGCTCGCTCCGCCCAAGTCGGCCAACGGCGCCTACACCTACAACCAGCAGCTGGCACCTGCCGGAGCCGAGCTCACCGTCGATGCCGAGAAGCTGGACCAGACCACCCGGGTCGGTCTCGAGGTGAAGGGACTACTGGCCAACCGTGGCTACGCCGTCCATGTGCACACCGACCCCTGCGGCCCGCAGGGTGCGGACGCCGGGCCGCACTTCCAGAAGAACCAGAGCCCGGACGATGCCCCGCACGACCCCGCCTATGCCAATCCGGAGAACGAGATCTGGCTGGACCTGCGCACCGGCGAGCAGGGCGAGGGCGAGACCACCGCCGAGGTGCCGTTCACCTTCGCCGAACGCGTTCCGGCCTCGGTGGTGGTACACGCCAATGAGTCCACTGCCACCGCCCAGGGTGAGGCGGGCAAGGCCGGTGACCGCATCGCCTGCCTGACCGTTCCCTTCGACACCCTGTGA
- a CDS encoding DUF3040 domain-containing protein, protein MAGRQTDLCGLLERTMFSQHDRQQLRKIEQWFEESDPELAKALQEGAPPRRYGRMVRLAVYLLAAFLVVFGLVGMIFPLVFLGAIAAGVTACAHLLGRGRLGGP, encoded by the coding sequence ATGGCAGGCAGGCAGACCGACCTCTGCGGACTACTGGAGCGGACGATGTTCAGCCAGCACGATCGGCAGCAGCTCAGGAAGATCGAGCAGTGGTTCGAGGAGTCCGACCCGGAATTGGCCAAGGCGTTGCAGGAGGGTGCCCCGCCGCGACGGTACGGCCGGATGGTGCGGCTGGCCGTGTATCTGCTGGCCGCCTTCCTGGTCGTGTTCGGCCTGGTCGGCATGATCTTCCCGCTGGTGTTCCTCGGTGCCATCGCGGCTGGGGTCACGGCCTGCGCGCACCTGCTCGGCCGCGGCAGGCTGGGCGGGCCGTGA
- a CDS encoding alkaline phosphatase D family protein, with the protein MPDMNRRLFLVTGFAAGGTLAVPGLSAAGAGTAALRYPFHLGVASGDPRPDRVVLWTRLATAPLDLDGGMGDKNILVEWQLATDEKFTSIAASGNAVAVPGEGHSIHAEPQGLSPGTEYFYRFKAGEHLSPVGRTRTAPAAGSAPGSLSFAFASCQHFEEGWYHAHRFIAQDEPDLVLFLGDYMYENNSGRSDLVRGYVEFDEVNRLVEHRLRYAQHKLDPDLQAAHAAAPWLPVFDDHELENNWWGVNFDQPGRKQPAFQAFWENMPLPRSMKPENSAIPLYRTIAWGTLARFHMLDTRQYRWKQAPNNNNTNCGELRRTDRTLTGDAQERWLLDSLTARDSGWDFLGQQVFFAQRDGDGRASTCDVSEDAWDGYPANRERIVRGWIDRKVRNPVVLTGDVHRHWASDLRLNYHDHDSPVVGTELVTTSITSRGSTTPPNNLDENPHLRYIGHQRGYVRARVTPDQLTAEFMGVSSVLVRDPAKVDLSVVRRFHVADGRPGLQPG; encoded by the coding sequence ATGCCTGACATGAATCGCCGACTGTTCCTGGTGACCGGGTTCGCCGCGGGCGGGACGCTGGCCGTGCCCGGGTTGTCCGCGGCGGGTGCGGGCACCGCCGCCCTGCGCTACCCGTTCCACCTCGGTGTCGCCTCCGGCGACCCGAGACCCGACCGGGTGGTGCTGTGGACCAGGCTGGCGACCGCGCCGCTGGACCTCGACGGTGGGATGGGCGACAAGAACATCCTGGTGGAATGGCAACTCGCCACCGACGAGAAGTTCACCAGCATCGCCGCCTCCGGCAACGCGGTCGCGGTGCCGGGAGAGGGGCACAGCATCCACGCGGAACCGCAAGGACTGTCCCCCGGTACCGAGTACTTCTACCGGTTCAAGGCAGGCGAGCACCTGTCCCCGGTCGGCCGTACCCGCACCGCGCCCGCGGCCGGGTCCGCGCCCGGTTCGCTCAGCTTCGCCTTCGCCTCCTGCCAGCACTTCGAGGAAGGCTGGTACCACGCGCACCGGTTCATCGCGCAGGACGAACCGGATCTGGTGCTGTTCCTCGGCGACTACATGTACGAGAACAACTCCGGTCGCAGCGACCTGGTGCGGGGTTACGTCGAGTTCGACGAGGTCAACCGCCTGGTGGAGCACCGGCTGCGGTACGCGCAGCACAAACTCGACCCGGACCTCCAGGCGGCGCACGCGGCGGCGCCGTGGTTGCCGGTGTTCGACGACCACGAGCTGGAGAACAACTGGTGGGGCGTGAACTTCGACCAGCCGGGCCGCAAGCAGCCCGCGTTCCAGGCGTTCTGGGAGAACATGCCGCTGCCTCGCTCGATGAAACCGGAGAACTCGGCGATCCCGCTGTACCGCACGATCGCCTGGGGCACACTGGCCCGCTTCCACATGCTGGACACCCGGCAGTACCGGTGGAAGCAGGCCCCGAACAACAACAACACGAACTGTGGTGAGTTGCGCCGGACGGACCGCACGCTCACCGGGGACGCACAGGAGCGTTGGCTACTGGACTCGCTGACGGCGCGCGACTCCGGTTGGGACTTCCTCGGCCAGCAGGTCTTCTTCGCCCAGCGGGATGGCGACGGCCGGGCGAGCACCTGCGATGTCAGCGAGGACGCCTGGGACGGCTACCCGGCCAACCGGGAGCGCATCGTGCGGGGCTGGATCGACCGGAAGGTGCGCAATCCCGTGGTGCTGACCGGTGACGTGCACCGGCACTGGGCCAGCGACCTGCGGCTGAACTACCACGATCACGACTCACCGGTGGTCGGCACCGAGCTGGTGACCACCTCGATCACCTCCCGTGGCAGCACCACCCCGCCGAACAACCTGGATGAGAACCCGCACCTGCGTTATATCGGCCACCAACGTGGCTACGTGCGGGCCAGGGTCACCCCGGATCAGCTCACCGCGGAGTTCATGGGTGTCTCCTCGGTGCTCGTTCGCGATCCCGCCAAGGTCGACCTCTCCGTGGTCCGGCGTTTCCACGTGGCCGACGGCCGTCCCGGCCTGCAACCCGGCTGA
- a CDS encoding dodecin family protein: MTEISAISEQSFEEAIKIGVKRASETLRGLKSAWVKEQEVQIGENGSVTGYKVHLLVTFALDS, encoded by the coding sequence GTGACCGAGATCAGCGCGATTTCCGAGCAGAGCTTCGAGGAAGCGATCAAGATAGGGGTGAAGCGGGCGTCGGAAACCCTGCGTGGCCTGAAATCCGCCTGGGTGAAGGAACAGGAAGTCCAGATCGGCGAGAACGGCAGCGTCACCGGCTACAAAGTGCATCTGCTGGTGACCTTCGCGCTGGACAGCTGA
- a CDS encoding class I SAM-dependent methyltransferase, with protein MRPGTEPAGELVAALRALRERDRKTAHEHAIRAGEQGWVLGTELARHLEDGARPEVYDQPAAFRAFVRGGGNVPLYQNLSRTLARHYELSCPGGSLLDIGCGDGLALAPAVELASPPPARLDLVEPSAELLRAAGERLAGFAGELGTHPVDAQAFTGYLGPGDHWDLAQATFSLQSVPPADRPEVLRGLREHTGGLLIAEFDVPDLAEGGPEHLHSLATRYERGIAEYAGQAGLVAKGFMLPMLLGLLEPGRPRTNWEQPVQAWRELLADAGYRETTVTPIHDYWWSPAVLLHAR; from the coding sequence ATGCGGCCTGGAACGGAACCCGCAGGCGAGCTGGTCGCGGCGCTGCGCGCGCTGCGCGAGCGGGACCGGAAGACGGCACACGAACACGCCATCCGGGCCGGGGAGCAGGGCTGGGTGCTGGGCACCGAGCTGGCCCGCCATCTCGAGGACGGCGCCCGGCCAGAGGTATACGACCAGCCCGCGGCTTTCCGCGCGTTCGTGCGTGGCGGTGGCAACGTGCCGCTGTACCAGAACCTGAGCCGTACGCTGGCCCGGCACTACGAGCTGTCCTGCCCCGGCGGCAGCCTGCTGGACATCGGCTGCGGTGACGGGCTCGCCCTCGCCCCCGCCGTGGAGCTCGCCAGCCCGCCACCGGCCCGGCTCGACCTGGTCGAGCCCTCGGCGGAACTACTGCGCGCGGCCGGGGAACGGCTGGCCGGGTTCGCGGGCGAACTCGGTACGCATCCGGTGGACGCGCAGGCCTTCACCGGATACCTCGGCCCCGGTGATCACTGGGACCTCGCGCAGGCCACCTTCTCCCTGCAGTCGGTGCCGCCCGCGGACCGCCCCGAGGTGCTGCGCGGGCTGCGCGAGCACACCGGCGGGCTGCTGATCGCCGAGTTCGATGTCCCGGACCTGGCCGAGGGAGGCCCGGAACACCTGCACTCGCTGGCGACCCGGTACGAGCGCGGGATCGCCGAGTACGCGGGCCAGGCGGGGCTGGTCGCCAAGGGGTTCATGCTGCCGATGCTGCTCGGGCTGCTGGAACCCGGGCGGCCGCGCACGAACTGGGAACAGCCGGTGCAAGCCTGGCGGGAACTGCTGGCCGACGCGGGCTACCGGGAAACCACGGTGACCCCGATCCACGACTACTGGTGGTCACCCGCGGTCCTGTTACACGCGCGGTGA
- a CDS encoding helix-turn-helix domain-containing protein: MTRPTVGVVGPGDLVEQIAPATEQVGRCPVVRIPYQHENETSALVRKHHDEVDCWLFTGIVPRTLAELARVVNHPAEHVCYSGVTLLSVVVRLLNEGYPVRSLSVDTLDTDDVRETLAAAGLGDTRIAVLAYRSGHTAERLVDFHRSVRHRFGPDTVALTCLRSAFAVLSEETHAVRMVPSRKDTRQAVGSLLLKTQSHRYSDAQVAVGFARLAEPETTLARLLGELGASTTTLPDGRLAFVTTRGPLWAVTRGFTGLPMLAELAGHLAEVHIGIGIGRTAAEAEALANTAFGRAREAGGFIAALALPNEAPRVLETGTAEAEQDTAPDLQQLASRAGVSKKTLLTIRSLLDARGDRGLTAQDVANGFGVHERTARRLVKQLERAGIAVVSGRRINGPGRPLMVYDLRL, encoded by the coding sequence ATGACCCGGCCGACCGTGGGCGTGGTGGGGCCGGGCGACCTCGTCGAGCAGATCGCCCCGGCCACCGAACAGGTTGGTCGCTGCCCGGTGGTGCGCATCCCCTACCAGCACGAGAACGAGACCAGCGCGCTGGTGCGCAAGCATCACGACGAGGTGGACTGCTGGCTGTTCACCGGGATCGTGCCGCGGACCCTCGCCGAACTGGCCCGGGTCGTGAACCATCCCGCCGAGCACGTCTGCTACAGCGGGGTGACCCTGCTCAGTGTCGTGGTCCGGCTGCTGAACGAGGGATACCCGGTGCGCTCGCTCAGCGTGGACACCCTGGACACCGACGACGTGCGGGAGACCCTGGCGGCGGCCGGGCTGGGCGACACCCGGATCGCGGTACTCGCCTACCGCAGCGGGCATACGGCCGAGCGGCTGGTCGACTTCCATCGCAGCGTGCGGCACCGGTTCGGTCCGGACACCGTGGCGCTGACCTGCCTGCGTTCGGCCTTCGCCGTACTCAGCGAGGAGACCCACGCGGTGCGAATGGTGCCATCGCGCAAGGACACCCGGCAGGCCGTGGGCTCGCTGCTGCTGAAGACGCAGAGTCATCGCTACTCCGACGCGCAGGTCGCGGTCGGCTTCGCCCGGCTCGCGGAGCCGGAGACCACGCTGGCCCGGCTGCTGGGCGAGCTCGGCGCCAGCACCACGACGCTGCCGGACGGCAGGCTCGCCTTCGTCACCACGCGCGGACCGCTCTGGGCGGTCACCAGGGGCTTCACCGGCCTGCCGATGCTCGCCGAGCTCGCGGGCCACCTTGCCGAGGTCCACATCGGAATCGGGATCGGCCGGACCGCGGCGGAGGCGGAGGCGCTGGCGAACACCGCGTTCGGCAGGGCACGCGAGGCCGGCGGGTTCATCGCCGCGCTGGCTCTTCCGAACGAGGCGCCAAGGGTGCTGGAGACCGGCACGGCGGAGGCGGAGCAGGACACCGCGCCCGACCTACAGCAGCTCGCCAGCAGGGCGGGGGTCAGCAAGAAGACCCTGCTCACCATCCGCTCGCTGCTGGACGCCCGCGGCGACCGCGGGCTGACCGCGCAGGATGTCGCCAATGGCTTCGGCGTGCACGAGCGCACCGCCCGCCGCCTGGTCAAGCAGCTCGAACGGGCCGGCATCGCGGTGGTGAGCGGGCGGCGGATCAACGGCCCCGGCAGGCCGCTGATGGTCTACGACCTGCGGCTGTAG
- a CDS encoding CapA family protein codes for MRRPLAAVLGVTLLSAAACTGAPEPAAERNEPSEQAAPSTGSTGPADSFTVLATGDVLIHPALTEQAERDAEAGLERDYRPLFEGVRPVVSAADLAICHLEVPLAEDGGDFSGYPSFNAPPELADALADTGYDSCSTASNHTLDQGEDGVRRTLDTLDDAGIQHTGSARTEQEADTPLVLDVNGVKVGQVSFTFGFNGYELPDGKPWMANRLDAEAVIAQAEATRAAGAEVVIASLHWGTEYQHDPTAQQRRLAERLLGADSIDLILGHHAHVVQPIERIDGEWVAYGLGNHVAKHAEPRGVSEEGIAARFRFTRKDGDWRVDGAEYVPTLIELGPPIRLVDLSRAEPSPRHTEALDRTDEVVLSRGGEEDGLTRPGS; via the coding sequence GTGAGGCGTCCCCTCGCCGCCGTACTCGGCGTGACCCTGCTCAGCGCCGCCGCCTGTACCGGCGCCCCCGAGCCCGCGGCGGAGCGGAACGAACCGTCCGAGCAGGCGGCCCCGTCCACCGGGTCCACCGGGCCCGCCGACTCGTTCACCGTGCTGGCCACCGGTGACGTGCTGATCCACCCGGCACTGACCGAGCAGGCCGAGCGGGACGCCGAGGCCGGGCTGGAGCGGGACTACCGGCCGCTGTTCGAAGGCGTGCGGCCGGTGGTGTCCGCTGCCGACCTCGCGATCTGCCACCTGGAGGTACCGCTGGCCGAGGACGGCGGCGACTTCAGCGGCTACCCGTCCTTCAACGCACCCCCCGAGCTGGCCGACGCGCTCGCCGACACCGGGTACGACTCCTGCTCCACCGCCTCCAACCACACCCTGGACCAGGGCGAGGACGGGGTGCGGCGCACCCTGGACACGCTGGACGATGCGGGTATCCAGCACACCGGCTCCGCCCGCACCGAGCAGGAGGCGGACACCCCGCTGGTGCTCGACGTGAACGGGGTCAAGGTCGGGCAGGTGTCCTTCACCTTCGGTTTCAACGGCTACGAGCTTCCGGATGGCAAGCCCTGGATGGCCAACCGGCTGGACGCGGAGGCGGTGATCGCGCAGGCCGAGGCGACTCGTGCCGCCGGGGCAGAGGTGGTGATCGCCAGCCTGCACTGGGGCACCGAGTACCAGCACGATCCGACCGCCCAGCAGCGGCGGCTCGCCGAGCGGCTGCTGGGTGCGGACTCGATCGACCTGATCCTCGGCCATCACGCGCACGTGGTGCAGCCGATCGAGCGGATCGATGGGGAGTGGGTCGCCTACGGGCTCGGCAACCACGTGGCCAAACACGCCGAACCGAGGGGTGTGTCCGAGGAGGGCATCGCGGCGCGGTTCCGGTTCACCAGGAAGGACGGTGACTGGCGGGTGGACGGCGCCGAGTACGTGCCCACCCTGATCGAGCTCGGGCCGCCGATCCGGCTGGTCGATCTGAGCAGGGCGGAGCCGAGCCCGCGGCACACCGAGGCCCTTGACCGCACCGACGAGGTGGTGCTGAGCCGCGGCGGCGAGGAGGACGGCCTCACCCGCCCCGGTTCCTGA
- a CDS encoding AfsR/SARP family transcriptional regulator — MSAIAFRVLGPLEVDVAGRTLPLGGPKPRMLLATLLLQAGTPVSTDLLVEVLWPGRAPRSAAANIRTYVHSLRRRLAEGGDGGDRIESRSSGYLLTAEPGEIDLQRFEEQVAAARRALSEKDPRTALDLLAGADRLWRGEALEDLTHSHLWGSTLARIGELRLSASEQRLRIKTELGRHDEVVTELRGLLADHPLREQFWQQLVLALGAAGRDAEALHAYEQAEQTLFEELGTSPGPRLREARERLRAAPEPEPAETPEPVCQLPLDLPDFTGRARLSADLLRLIRERTDAGLPTVAVLTGAPGVGKSALAVRTAHALRPWFPDGQLHVDLAGTAPFPRSPVDVLPELLHALGVRDANIPADLAERAALLRSRLSGRRMCIVLDDAASSAQVRPLLPGAGGCAVLVTSRLRLPDLEGAHPAEVDVLPESEASELLAGIVGGHRIAAEPEAAADILRFCDHLPLAIRVAGARLRHRSRWPLRTLADRLRDERGRLDELRVGDLAVRASVTLSYDLLPERAARAFRLLGLLGSAPFPGWAVAALLDQDLAEEELDLLVDAHLVELVGPDATGSPRYRLHDLLRCYAAGRAETAGHPVPREAVRRLLTGYLALALHAAKTMPIHFFGVFSVGEPPAGWCPPAPAELVADPAGWFEAERRRGVVAVELAVEWGLDDLAWRLAAAFSPYFDLRGHHEDWQHTHLVALEAARRVDSLPGIAIMLRNLGQIHLYRDSYADALDAFERAHQLFLRAGYERGAGIALSGIGTVLRIRGENTLALERSQEALTLCARAGDRHSEAAIRLAIGTVWLARQHYARAREWFVGAYELSAEIGDRHREAHALNRLGLLHQRQGNLAAAREQVDRAIAIFGEIGDNHCVGYANQHLGELCLYSGDLAHARLLLVNSLSAHRRNGDRRSEAEISELLGQLHERLGQPDRSRAHFDRALRIWRELAADGAPRPRAGRTSARTVPTSA; from the coding sequence GTGTCTGCGATTGCGTTTCGTGTTCTGGGGCCGCTGGAAGTCGACGTGGCCGGCCGCACGCTGCCGTTGGGCGGGCCGAAGCCGCGGATGCTGCTGGCCACGCTGCTGTTGCAGGCCGGAACGCCGGTCTCGACCGATCTCCTGGTCGAGGTGCTGTGGCCGGGGCGGGCACCGCGCTCGGCCGCGGCCAACATCCGCACCTACGTGCACTCGCTGCGCAGGCGGCTGGCCGAGGGCGGGGACGGCGGCGACCGGATCGAAAGCCGCTCCTCGGGGTACCTGCTCACCGCGGAACCCGGCGAGATCGACCTACAACGGTTCGAGGAGCAGGTGGCCGCCGCCCGGCGGGCGCTGAGCGAAAAGGACCCGCGGACCGCGCTGGACCTGCTGGCAGGCGCCGACCGGCTGTGGCGGGGCGAGGCACTGGAGGACCTCACGCACAGTCATCTCTGGGGTTCCACGCTGGCCAGGATCGGGGAGCTGCGGCTGTCCGCCAGCGAGCAGCGCCTGCGGATCAAGACCGAGCTCGGCAGGCACGACGAGGTGGTCACCGAGCTACGCGGCCTGCTGGCCGACCACCCGCTGCGGGAACAGTTCTGGCAGCAGCTCGTGCTCGCCCTCGGGGCCGCAGGCCGGGACGCCGAGGCGCTGCACGCCTACGAGCAGGCCGAGCAGACGTTGTTCGAGGAACTGGGCACCTCCCCCGGCCCCCGGCTACGCGAGGCACGGGAGCGGTTGCGTGCGGCACCGGAGCCGGAGCCTGCCGAGACACCGGAACCGGTCTGCCAGCTGCCGCTGGACCTGCCCGACTTCACCGGCCGCGCGCGGCTGAGCGCCGACCTGCTGCGGCTGATCCGCGAACGCACGGACGCCGGGCTGCCTACCGTCGCCGTGCTCACCGGCGCGCCGGGCGTCGGCAAGTCGGCGCTGGCGGTGCGGACCGCGCACGCGCTACGCCCGTGGTTTCCGGACGGTCAGCTGCACGTGGACCTCGCAGGCACCGCGCCATTCCCGCGCTCGCCGGTGGACGTGCTGCCCGAGTTGCTGCACGCCCTCGGCGTGCGGGACGCGAACATTCCCGCGGACCTCGCCGAGCGGGCCGCGCTGCTGCGCTCCCGCCTTTCCGGTAGGCGGATGTGCATCGTGCTGGACGACGCGGCCAGCTCGGCCCAGGTGCGCCCGCTGCTGCCCGGCGCTGGCGGCTGCGCGGTACTGGTCACCAGCAGGCTGCGCCTTCCCGACCTGGAGGGCGCCCACCCGGCCGAGGTGGACGTGCTCCCCGAGAGTGAGGCCAGCGAGTTGCTCGCCGGGATCGTCGGCGGGCACCGGATCGCAGCCGAACCGGAGGCAGCGGCGGACATCCTGCGGTTCTGCGACCACCTTCCGCTGGCCATCCGGGTGGCGGGCGCCCGGCTGCGCCACCGGTCCCGCTGGCCGCTGCGCACCCTGGCCGACCGGCTGCGCGACGAGCGCGGGCGGCTGGACGAGCTGCGGGTCGGTGATCTCGCCGTACGGGCCAGCGTCACGTTGAGCTACGACCTGCTGCCCGAGCGGGCCGCGCGCGCGTTCCGCCTGCTCGGGCTGCTCGGGTCCGCACCCTTCCCCGGCTGGGCGGTGGCGGCCCTGCTGGACCAGGACCTTGCCGAGGAGGAACTGGACCTGCTGGTGGACGCCCACCTGGTCGAGCTGGTCGGCCCGGACGCCACCGGCAGCCCCCGGTACCGGCTGCACGACCTGCTGCGTTGCTACGCCGCGGGGCGCGCGGAGACTGCCGGGCACCCGGTCCCGCGGGAGGCGGTGCGGCGGCTGCTGACCGGATACCTCGCCCTGGCGCTGCACGCGGCGAAGACGATGCCGATCCACTTCTTCGGGGTGTTCTCCGTCGGCGAGCCGCCGGCAGGCTGGTGTCCCCCGGCGCCCGCGGAGCTGGTCGCCGACCCGGCCGGCTGGTTCGAGGCCGAGCGGCGCCGCGGGGTCGTGGCGGTGGAGCTGGCCGTGGAATGGGGCCTGGACGACCTGGCCTGGCGCCTGGCAGCGGCGTTCTCGCCGTATTTCGACCTGCGTGGCCACCACGAGGACTGGCAGCACACGCACCTGGTCGCGCTGGAGGCCGCGCGGCGGGTGGACAGCCTGCCCGGAATCGCGATCATGCTGCGCAACCTCGGCCAGATCCATCTGTACCGGGACTCCTACGCCGACGCACTGGACGCCTTCGAGCGGGCGCACCAGCTGTTCCTGCGGGCAGGCTACGAGCGCGGCGCGGGCATCGCGCTCTCCGGCATCGGCACCGTGCTGCGGATCCGCGGGGAGAACACCCTGGCCCTGGAACGCAGCCAGGAGGCGCTGACGTTGTGCGCCCGCGCCGGGGACCGGCACAGCGAGGCCGCGATCCGGCTGGCCATCGGCACGGTGTGGCTGGCGAGACAGCACTACGCGCGGGCAAGGGAGTGGTTCGTCGGCGCCTACGAGCTATCCGCGGAGATCGGCGACCGGCACCGGGAGGCGCATGCGCTGAACCGGCTGGGCCTGCTGCACCAGCGGCAGGGCAACCTCGCCGCCGCCAGGGAGCAGGTCGACCGGGCGATCGCGATCTTCGGCGAGATCGGTGACAACCACTGTGTCGGCTACGCCAACCAGCACCTCGGCGAGCTGTGCCTGTACAGCGGGGATCTCGCGCATGCGCGATTGTTGCTGGTCAACTCGCTGAGCGCGCACCGGCGCAACGGCGACCGCCGGTCCGAGGCCGAGATCTCCGAACTGCTGGGCCAGTTGCACGAGAGGCTCGGGCAGCCCGACCGGTCCCGCGCGCACTTCGACCGCGCGCTGCGGATCTGGCGGGAACTCGCCGCGGACGGGGCGCCCCGGCCGCGTGCCGGGAGGACGTCCGCCCGTACCGTGCCCACCTCCGCGTGA
- a CDS encoding universal stress protein, translating into MTERTILAGFDGSANAHQAVSWAAREARARGRRLVIGQAFSWQPPATTFRWVPAEPLAEEPIRRATAEALDAMAGQTREQVPDLEVDTAFRDGPAAPTLAELAGELDAEMVVLGACGLSGLPRTLLGSTAAEVTHALTRPVVVVRGEERLGDQPVVVGVDGSPTSTRAIAFAFDFAARHGCPITAVHAWSDLPLAVHDTGRVRALEPDELRSMADEYLDGWQRRYPEVKVDWELVADRPARTLLEHAEDARLLAVGSHGRGPVRRALLGSVSHAVLHHANCPVAVLRDGEDPE; encoded by the coding sequence ATGACCGAACGAACCATCCTCGCGGGCTTCGACGGATCGGCGAACGCCCATCAGGCCGTGTCCTGGGCGGCACGGGAGGCGCGGGCGCGCGGCAGGCGGCTGGTGATCGGGCAGGCGTTCAGCTGGCAGCCACCGGCCACCACCTTCCGCTGGGTACCGGCCGAGCCCCTTGCCGAGGAACCGATCCGCCGCGCGACCGCGGAAGCACTGGACGCCATGGCCGGACAGACCCGGGAGCAGGTGCCGGACCTCGAGGTGGACACGGCCTTCCGGGACGGTCCGGCCGCGCCGACGCTGGCCGAGCTGGCCGGGGAACTGGACGCGGAGATGGTGGTGCTGGGCGCCTGCGGGCTCAGCGGGCTACCGCGCACCCTGCTCGGCTCCACCGCAGCCGAGGTGACCCACGCCCTCACCCGGCCCGTGGTGGTGGTCAGGGGCGAGGAACGCCTCGGTGACCAGCCGGTGGTCGTCGGAGTGGACGGCTCGCCGACAAGTACGCGCGCGATCGCGTTCGCCTTCGACTTCGCGGCCCGGCACGGCTGCCCGATCACCGCCGTGCACGCCTGGTCCGACCTGCCGCTGGCGGTGCACGACACCGGCAGGGTACGCGCGCTGGAACCGGACGAGCTGCGCTCGATGGCCGATGAGTACCTCGACGGCTGGCAGCGCCGTTACCCGGAGGTCAAGGTGGACTGGGAACTCGTCGCCGACCGGCCGGCCCGCACCCTGCTGGAACACGCCGAGGATGCCCGCTTGCTCGCGGTCGGCAGTCACGGCCGGGGCCCGGTGCGGCGCGCCCTGCTCGGCTCGGTCAGCCACGCGGTGCTGCACCACGCGAACTGCCCGGTCGCGGTGCTGCGCGACGGGGAGGATCCTGAGTAG